A DNA window from Halorubrum sp. DM2 contains the following coding sequences:
- a CDS encoding PQQ-dependent sugar dehydrogenase: MARLPDRADRRSVLRATAGVTGIAGLSALAGCLGGAGDGSDGDDTDGNGEDSPPDDGADVDYAVETVADGFENPWGLTFLPDDGRLLVTERPGRLSLVDPADGAVAGVAGAPEVFAEGQGGLLDVAVHPDYPDDSRIYLTYSATSGDERGATTHVGAGRLSLDGGGAPALDGFEAIRVAEPFREGANHFGSRATFGPDGALFVTVGDRRDMNFGPDHVSQDRSTELGATLRLTPDGDAHPENPFVDDSDAADAIYSYGHRNPQAMAVRPETGAIWQCEHGEEDGDEINVVERGGNYGWPIATEACRYGTDDPLAPPHDDRDDVTGPIHYWRCGSEGFPPSGAVFYDGDAFPEWRGDLFAGTLAAQYLGRFTVEGAGVEGASATERDPLLDGREWRMRAIAVEPATGHLYVAVDAGDAPIARIVPD, encoded by the coding sequence ATGGCTCGCCTCCCCGACCGCGCCGACAGACGCAGCGTCCTCCGCGCCACCGCTGGCGTCACCGGTATCGCCGGTCTCTCCGCGCTCGCCGGCTGTCTCGGCGGTGCGGGCGACGGCAGCGACGGCGACGACACCGACGGAAACGGTGAGGACTCCCCGCCGGACGATGGCGCGGACGTGGACTACGCCGTCGAGACCGTCGCGGACGGGTTCGAGAACCCGTGGGGACTGACGTTCTTGCCCGACGACGGCCGCCTGCTCGTCACCGAGCGCCCGGGGCGGCTCTCACTCGTCGACCCCGCGGACGGGGCCGTCGCGGGGGTCGCGGGCGCGCCCGAGGTGTTCGCGGAGGGGCAGGGCGGCCTGCTCGACGTCGCGGTCCACCCCGACTACCCGGACGACTCCCGGATCTACCTCACCTACAGCGCGACGAGCGGGGACGAGCGCGGCGCGACGACGCACGTCGGTGCCGGGCGGCTCTCGCTCGACGGCGGCGGCGCGCCCGCGCTCGACGGCTTCGAGGCGATCCGCGTCGCCGAGCCGTTCCGCGAGGGCGCGAACCACTTCGGGTCGCGGGCGACGTTCGGTCCCGACGGTGCGCTGTTCGTCACCGTCGGCGACCGGCGCGACATGAACTTCGGCCCGGACCACGTCTCGCAGGACCGGTCGACGGAGCTCGGCGCGACGCTCAGACTGACGCCCGACGGCGACGCCCACCCGGAGAACCCCTTCGTCGACGATTCGGACGCGGCCGACGCGATCTACAGCTACGGCCATCGTAACCCGCAGGCGATGGCGGTGCGTCCCGAGACGGGCGCGATCTGGCAGTGCGAACACGGCGAGGAGGACGGCGACGAGATCAACGTCGTCGAGCGCGGCGGCAACTACGGCTGGCCGATAGCGACCGAGGCGTGCCGCTACGGGACCGACGATCCCCTCGCGCCACCCCACGACGACCGCGACGACGTGACCGGGCCGATTCACTACTGGCGCTGCGGCTCCGAGGGATTCCCGCCGAGCGGGGCCGTCTTCTACGACGGCGACGCGTTCCCCGAGTGGCGCGGCGACCTCTTCGCCGGCACGCTCGCGGCGCAGTACCTCGGGCGGTTCACGGTCGAGGGCGCGGGCGTCGAGGGGGCGTCGGCGACGGAGCGTGACCCGCTGCTCGACGGTCGGGAGTGGCGCATGCGCGCGATCGCGGTCGAACCGGCCACCGGTCACCTCTACGTCGCGGTCGACGCCGGCGACGCGCCGATCGCGCGGATCGTACCGGACTGA
- a CDS encoding aldo/keto reductase — protein sequence MTVPTKTLPSGAELPALGLGTYDLDDDETADSVRAALDAGYAHIDTAEGYHNEAVIGDALAEYDRDDVFLTSKVLAKNLNYESVIDSCEASLDRLGTDYLDLYLIHWPNPAISLRETLRAMAELRERGLVRDVGVSNFSAYQLSCAHHISDVPIAVNQIEFHPWFQRPDLVDYCRETDTAVEAAAPLARTDVFGDEVVAELAEKYDKHPAQVVVRWAVDRGVVPLPRSSTPDHVRANADLDWELDEADRRRLDERDRDEPVYDTPARDWTSDVYGIEQ from the coding sequence ATGACCGTTCCGACCAAGACGCTCCCGAGCGGCGCGGAGCTACCGGCGCTCGGACTGGGCACGTACGACCTCGACGACGACGAGACGGCCGACAGCGTCCGGGCGGCGCTCGACGCCGGCTACGCGCACATCGACACCGCCGAGGGATACCACAACGAGGCCGTCATCGGCGACGCCCTCGCGGAGTACGACCGCGACGACGTGTTCCTCACCTCGAAGGTGCTCGCGAAGAACCTCAACTACGAGTCGGTGATCGACTCCTGCGAGGCGTCGCTCGACCGCCTCGGCACCGACTACCTCGACTTATACCTGATCCACTGGCCCAACCCCGCGATCTCGCTGCGCGAGACGCTTCGGGCGATGGCGGAGCTGCGCGAGCGCGGCCTCGTCCGCGACGTCGGCGTCTCGAACTTCAGCGCCTACCAGCTGAGCTGCGCGCACCACATTTCCGACGTGCCGATCGCGGTCAACCAGATCGAATTCCATCCGTGGTTCCAGCGCCCCGACCTAGTCGACTACTGCCGCGAGACCGACACCGCCGTCGAGGCGGCCGCGCCGCTCGCGCGGACGGACGTGTTCGGCGACGAGGTCGTCGCCGAACTGGCGGAAAAATACGACAAACATCCCGCACAGGTCGTCGTCCGGTGGGCGGTCGACAGGGGCGTCGTCCCGCTGCCGCGGTCGTCGACGCCGGACCACGTCCGGGCCAACGCCGACCTCGACTGGGAGTTAGACGAGGCGGACCGGCGGCGGCTCGACGAGCGCGATCGCGACGAGCCGGTGTACGACACCCCGGCCCGCGACTGGACGAGCGACGTGTACGGGATCGAGCAGTGA
- the gfo6 gene encoding D-xylose 1-dehydrogenase Gfo6 yields MDAAFAEYLDEFTRRDWETLDPDAVTDPVRVAVVGLGWFAREWALPGIDRSAYTEATVVTDIDADAVEAVAAERDVTGVTPEEFRSGAAADAYDAVYVATPNATHLQYVEAAAEQGKAVLCEKPLEATPERARRLVAVCRDADAPLMVGYRMQTDPAVRRLRDLIDAGVAGDVVHVHATMSQTMLGELGSDTDQWRLDPELSGGGALMDLGVYPLNTTRFALGADPVRVSGRTRSEHEAFADVDEHATFRLEFPGGVDALCTVSQNAQHASRLEVTGTDARLILDPAFYEREDRGFAVVRDGTRVDVEFDQVHQIEEEFAYFGHHLLAGEPFHPDGEHALVDVRALDGIYESAETGRPVALDGDAA; encoded by the coding sequence ATGGACGCCGCCTTCGCGGAGTACCTCGACGAGTTCACGCGCCGGGACTGGGAGACGCTCGATCCCGACGCCGTCACCGACCCCGTCCGAGTCGCCGTCGTCGGCCTCGGCTGGTTCGCCCGCGAGTGGGCGCTGCCGGGGATCGACCGGTCGGCGTACACCGAGGCGACCGTCGTCACCGACATCGACGCCGACGCGGTCGAGGCGGTCGCCGCCGAGCGCGACGTGACCGGCGTCACGCCCGAGGAGTTCCGATCGGGCGCGGCCGCGGACGCGTACGACGCGGTGTACGTCGCGACCCCCAACGCGACCCACCTGCAGTACGTCGAAGCCGCCGCGGAACAGGGGAAGGCGGTCCTCTGCGAGAAGCCGCTGGAGGCGACGCCGGAGCGCGCGCGTCGGCTCGTCGCGGTGTGCCGAGACGCCGACGCCCCGCTGATGGTCGGCTACCGGATGCAGACCGACCCCGCCGTCCGGCGGCTCCGCGACCTGATCGACGCGGGCGTCGCCGGCGACGTGGTCCACGTCCACGCGACCATGTCGCAGACGATGCTCGGCGAACTCGGAAGCGACACGGACCAGTGGCGGCTCGACCCGGAGCTGTCGGGCGGCGGCGCGCTCATGGACCTGGGCGTCTACCCGCTCAACACGACCCGGTTCGCGCTCGGCGCGGACCCGGTCCGCGTGTCGGGACGGACCCGCTCGGAGCACGAGGCCTTCGCCGACGTCGACGAGCACGCCACGTTCCGACTGGAGTTCCCGGGCGGCGTCGACGCGCTGTGTACGGTGAGCCAGAACGCCCAGCACGCGAGCCGGCTGGAGGTCACGGGAACGGACGCCAGACTGATCTTGGACCCCGCCTTCTACGAGCGGGAGGACCGCGGGTTCGCCGTCGTCCGCGACGGCACGCGGGTCGACGTGGAGTTCGATCAGGTCCACCAGATCGAGGAAGAGTTCGCGTACTTCGGTCACCACCTACTGGCGGGCGAGCCGTTCCACCCGGACGGCGAACACGCCCTCGTCGACGTGCGCGCGCTCGACGGGATCTACGAGTCGGCCGAGACCGGGCGACCGGTCGCACTCGACGGCGACGCGGCGTAG
- a CDS encoding redoxin domain-containing protein yields MIGVGDTAPDFIAPAVSGESAVELELLRLVEAHEAVVLAFAPATFVPTCTAGLAAVRDAGWGDRDDLAVVALTGDSLYAGFAYADRFDLPFPVVSDFHGGVAESYDLLAASWEGHSDIPRRATVAIDGDWTVRFAEATADALDRADPAPVENATETLREIGLDVDRPQVDYDGAW; encoded by the coding sequence ATGATCGGCGTCGGCGACACGGCCCCCGACTTCATCGCTCCGGCGGTCTCGGGGGAGAGCGCCGTCGAACTGGAACTGCTCCGCCTCGTCGAGGCGCACGAGGCCGTCGTCCTCGCGTTCGCGCCCGCGACGTTCGTGCCGACCTGCACCGCCGGGCTCGCGGCGGTGCGGGACGCGGGCTGGGGCGACCGCGACGACCTCGCCGTCGTCGCGCTCACCGGCGACTCGCTGTACGCGGGGTTCGCGTACGCCGACCGGTTCGACCTCCCCTTCCCCGTCGTCTCCGACTTCCACGGGGGTGTCGCGGAGTCGTACGACCTGCTCGCGGCGTCGTGGGAGGGTCACTCGGATATCCCGCGCCGCGCGACGGTCGCCATCGACGGCGACTGGACCGTCAGGTTCGCCGAGGCGACGGCCGACGCGCTCGACCGCGCCGACCCCGCGCCCGTCGAGAACGCGACCGAGACGCTCCGCGAGATCGGTCTCGACGTCGACCGACCGCAGGTGGACTACGACGGGGCGTGGTGA
- a CDS encoding VTT domain-containing protein — MIGSHAETALALVGTYGAAAIFVVFALEGALVGKVLPARTLFVAAVVAAGVEAVAVLPVFVAAVAGATVGQSAVFVAVRRFDVDPTEFRVVPVGAGRLDGAARWLDRWGLPAVAVSNAVPGTRGWLAVPTANASTVSGPRFAAASLVGSAAYVGALLAVGVAVALGFGGALGLLGGELAASL, encoded by the coding sequence GTGATTGGATCCCACGCGGAGACGGCGCTCGCCCTCGTCGGTACCTACGGGGCCGCCGCGATCTTCGTCGTGTTCGCCCTGGAGGGCGCGCTCGTGGGGAAGGTGCTGCCGGCGCGGACGCTGTTCGTCGCGGCGGTGGTCGCCGCGGGCGTCGAGGCGGTCGCGGTCCTGCCGGTGTTCGTCGCGGCGGTGGCGGGCGCGACGGTCGGGCAGTCGGCCGTCTTCGTCGCCGTTCGGCGGTTCGACGTGGACCCCACGGAGTTCAGAGTGGTGCCGGTCGGGGCGGGCCGTCTCGACGGCGCGGCCCGCTGGCTCGACCGGTGGGGCCTCCCGGCGGTGGCGGTCTCGAACGCGGTCCCCGGCACGCGCGGGTGGCTCGCCGTCCCGACCGCGAACGCCTCGACCGTCTCCGGGCCGCGGTTCGCCGCCGCGTCGCTCGTCGGGTCCGCGGCGTACGTCGGCGCGCTGCTGGCGGTCGGCGTCGCGGTGGCGCTCGGGTTCGGCGGTGCCCTCGGACTCCTCGGCGGCGAGCTGGCCGCGTCGCTGTAG
- a CDS encoding acyl-CoA carboxylase subunit beta, with protein MKVHVGAAATAEEAEAIAKSLAEHLGVDVDVHVGDEETPAASAEAPEPSYPLDDDLGPTDRERDLRAEIDDILRGGPEKYRDRLSEQGKLFVRDRLDLWFGGEEGTRGTGDASASDGGPAGVKFEDGKFAAFDDWHPNAPADEDGEANERGGDRLPGDGLLTGAAEFEGRDVHFMANDFTVKAGSMAAKGVEKFLRMQQRALKTGNPVLYLMDSSGGRIDQQTGFFANREGIGKYYYNHSMLSGAVPQICVLYGPCIAGAAYTPVFADFTVMVEGMSAMAIASPRMVKMVTGEEIEMDDLGGPRVHAEESGSADLVARDEEHARELVADLIGYLPDQAGEKPPKRETKPPKFSPEGIDELIPESPNRAYDAHDLLDRIADAESVFELKEGYGPEIVTAFCRIDGRPVGVVANQPTERSGAIFPDAAEKAAEFIWTCDAYEIPLLYLCDTPGFMAGSQVEKDAILEKGKKMIYATSSATVPKQTVVVRKAYGAGIYAMGGPAYDPESVIGLPSGEIGIMGPEAAINAVYARKLAAIDDEEERAAEEERLREEYREGIDVHRMASEVVIDEIVPPSDLRAELAARFDFYEDVRKDLPDKKHGTVL; from the coding sequence ATGAAAGTCCACGTCGGCGCGGCGGCGACGGCCGAGGAGGCCGAGGCGATCGCGAAGTCGCTCGCGGAACACCTCGGCGTCGACGTCGACGTCCACGTCGGCGACGAGGAGACGCCCGCCGCGAGCGCCGAAGCCCCGGAACCGAGCTACCCGCTCGACGACGACCTCGGTCCCACGGACCGCGAGCGCGACCTCCGGGCCGAGATCGACGACATCCTACGGGGCGGGCCGGAGAAGTACCGCGACCGGCTCTCGGAGCAGGGGAAGCTGTTCGTCCGCGACCGCCTCGACCTCTGGTTCGGCGGGGAAGAGGGGACCCGCGGGACCGGCGACGCGAGCGCGTCCGACGGCGGCCCGGCGGGCGTAAAATTCGAGGACGGGAAGTTCGCCGCGTTCGACGACTGGCACCCGAACGCGCCCGCCGACGAGGACGGGGAGGCGAACGAGCGGGGCGGCGACCGGCTTCCGGGCGACGGCCTGCTGACGGGCGCGGCCGAGTTCGAGGGGCGCGACGTCCACTTCATGGCCAACGACTTCACCGTGAAGGCGGGGTCGATGGCCGCGAAGGGCGTCGAGAAGTTCCTCCGGATGCAACAGCGCGCGCTGAAGACGGGCAACCCCGTCCTCTACCTGATGGACTCCTCCGGCGGGCGGATCGACCAGCAGACGGGCTTCTTCGCCAACCGCGAGGGGATCGGGAAGTACTACTACAACCACTCGATGCTGTCGGGCGCGGTGCCGCAGATCTGCGTCCTCTACGGGCCGTGTATCGCCGGGGCCGCGTACACGCCCGTCTTTGCCGACTTCACGGTGATGGTCGAAGGGATGTCAGCGATGGCGATCGCTTCCCCGCGGATGGTGAAGATGGTCACCGGCGAGGAGATCGAGATGGACGACCTGGGCGGCCCCCGCGTCCACGCCGAGGAGTCCGGCTCCGCCGACCTCGTCGCGCGCGACGAGGAACACGCCCGCGAGCTGGTCGCCGACCTGATCGGCTACCTCCCGGATCAGGCCGGCGAGAAGCCGCCGAAACGCGAGACGAAGCCGCCGAAGTTCTCGCCCGAGGGGATCGACGAGCTGATCCCCGAGTCGCCGAACCGCGCGTACGACGCCCACGACCTCCTCGACCGGATCGCCGACGCCGAGTCGGTGTTCGAGCTGAAGGAGGGGTACGGTCCGGAGATCGTCACCGCCTTCTGTCGGATCGACGGCCGCCCGGTCGGCGTCGTCGCCAACCAGCCGACGGAGCGGTCGGGGGCCATCTTCCCGGACGCCGCCGAGAAGGCCGCGGAGTTCATCTGGACCTGCGACGCCTACGAGATCCCCCTGTTGTACCTCTGTGACACGCCCGGCTTCATGGCCGGGTCGCAGGTCGAGAAGGACGCCATCTTAGAGAAGGGGAAGAAGATGATCTACGCCACCTCCTCGGCGACGGTGCCGAAACAGACGGTCGTCGTCCGGAAGGCGTACGGCGCGGGGATCTATGCGATGGGCGGGCCCGCCTACGACCCCGAGAGCGTCATCGGACTCCCCTCCGGCGAGATCGGCATCATGGGACCGGAGGCCGCGATCAACGCCGTCTACGCCCGGAAGCTCGCCGCGATCGACGACGAGGAGGAGCGCGCGGCCGAGGAGGAACGGCTGCGCGAGGAGTACCGCGAGGGGATCGACGTCCACCGGATGGCCAGCGAGGTCGTCATCGACGAGATCGTTCCCCCCTCCGACCTCCGCGCCGAGCTGGCCGCCCGGTTCGACTTCTACGAGGACGTTCGGAAGGACCTGCCGGACAAGAAACACGGCACCGTCCTCTGA
- a CDS encoding class 1 fructose-bisphosphatase encodes MGDPDAPRADGGDPDGGPAGGDPDRDPTVAAVFDAVAATAPEIRAALPGRRVESGTENASGESVLAGDLYADELLGDAITAIDGVGSFVSEERETAVDAGGPVGGDGTGETAGGPYAVAIDPLDGSSNLRSNNAMGTVVGIYDAPLPATGRDLVAAGYVLYGPITTMVVADDAGVREEVIERDGDGGIERSVVEADLSLPDDPLVYGFGGRVPDWPDAFTAYARDIEDELKLRYGGAMVGDVNQVLTYGGIFAYPALESAPEGKLRLSFEANPIAYIVERAGGAATDGERDILDVEPDGVHDRVPLYVGNEALVERLKAALD; translated from the coding sequence ATGGGCGACCCAGACGCCCCCCGCGCCGACGGTGGCGACCCCGACGGCGGCCCTGCCGGCGGCGACCCCGACCGCGACCCGACCGTCGCGGCCGTCTTCGACGCGGTCGCGGCCACCGCTCCCGAGATCCGCGCCGCGCTCCCGGGTCGCCGCGTCGAGAGCGGGACGGAGAACGCCTCCGGCGAGTCGGTGCTGGCCGGCGACCTGTACGCCGACGAGCTGCTCGGCGACGCGATCACCGCGATCGACGGCGTCGGCTCGTTCGTCAGCGAGGAGCGCGAGACCGCGGTCGACGCGGGTGGCCCGGTCGGCGGCGACGGGACTGGCGAGACCGCGGGCGGCCCGTACGCGGTCGCGATCGACCCCCTCGACGGCTCCTCGAACCTCCGGTCGAACAACGCGATGGGGACGGTCGTCGGGATCTACGACGCGCCGCTGCCCGCGACCGGCCGCGATTTGGTCGCCGCCGGCTACGTGCTGTACGGCCCGATCACGACGATGGTCGTCGCCGACGACGCGGGCGTCCGCGAGGAGGTGATCGAGCGCGACGGTGACGGCGGAATCGAGCGCTCGGTCGTCGAGGCCGACCTCTCGCTGCCGGACGACCCGCTCGTCTACGGGTTCGGCGGGCGCGTGCCGGACTGGCCCGACGCGTTCACCGCCTACGCCCGCGATATCGAGGACGAGCTGAAGCTCCGGTACGGCGGCGCGATGGTCGGCGACGTGAACCAAGTGCTCACGTACGGGGGGATCTTCGCGTACCCGGCGCTCGAAAGCGCGCCCGAGGGGAAACTCCGGCTCTCCTTCGAGGCGAATCCCATCGCCTACATCGTCGAGCGCGCCGGCGGGGCCGCGACCGACGGCGAGCGCGACATCCTCGACGTCGAACCGGATGGCGTCCACGACCGCGTGCCGCTGTACGTCGGCAACGAGGCGCTGGTCGAGCGGCTGAAGGCGGCGCTAGACTGA
- a CDS encoding aldolase: MLPHAADSISRDGKSLILAYDHGLEHGPVDFEPNPDTADPERLFELATHDAVTALAVQKGIAEAYYPDYENDVNLLLKLNGTSNLWMGEPDSPVNCSAEYAAGLGADAIGFTLYGGSNHEVEMAEEFREAQESAREHEMGVVMWSYPRGQGVKNDTSSDTISYAARLGLELGADLVKVKYPGSAEAMGEAVRMAGATEVVMSGGTMRDDAAFLRNVSEAIEAGARGLAVGRNVFQRDDPERILDALEAVVFEEADPEAALAAAGSAD, encoded by the coding sequence ATGCTCCCACACGCCGCCGACTCCATCTCGCGCGACGGCAAGTCGCTCATCCTCGCGTACGACCACGGGCTCGAACACGGGCCAGTCGACTTCGAGCCGAACCCCGACACCGCCGACCCGGAACGGCTCTTCGAGCTCGCCACCCACGACGCGGTCACCGCGCTGGCCGTCCAGAAGGGAATCGCGGAGGCGTACTACCCCGACTACGAGAACGACGTGAACCTCTTGTTGAAGCTCAACGGCACCTCGAACCTCTGGATGGGCGAGCCGGACAGCCCCGTCAACTGCTCGGCCGAGTACGCCGCGGGGCTCGGTGCCGACGCGATCGGATTCACCCTCTACGGGGGATCGAACCACGAGGTCGAGATGGCCGAGGAGTTCCGGGAGGCTCAAGAATCGGCCCGCGAACACGAGATGGGCGTCGTCATGTGGTCGTACCCGCGCGGGCAGGGCGTCAAAAACGACACCAGTTCCGACACCATCTCGTACGCGGCTCGGCTCGGGCTGGAGCTCGGTGCCGACCTCGTGAAGGTGAAGTACCCCGGTTCCGCGGAGGCGATGGGCGAGGCGGTCCGCATGGCCGGGGCGACCGAGGTGGTGATGTCCGGCGGGACGATGCGCGACGACGCGGCGTTCCTCCGGAACGTCTCCGAGGCGATCGAGGCGGGCGCTCGCGGGCTCGCCGTCGGCCGCAACGTCTTCCAGCGCGACGACCCCGAGCGCATCCTCGACGCCCTCGAAGCGGTCGTCTTCGAGGAGGCGGACCCCGAGGCGGCGCTCGCCGCCGCCGGGAGCGCCGACTGA
- a CDS encoding helix-hairpin-helix domain-containing protein, with protein MDDEPADRTKSAAADRESDELVDLKWIGPATEEVLSDAGLTAAAVREKGVSYRALVDAGVNPGVAAKIRREHSLSWSFEAGDGLDRRSTQVRGLGSEEAAWVAASAGDWASDGSGSEGDTDDGADSTTGDWEPAGDWPSVGGADDATPEDDVAAADGSGDPVAAEAAWRTRSAPTPLSTLSVVADDGNAVDLLADAGISSVRSLAAADPDRIADVLDLDAARVGRWHAAARDARN; from the coding sequence ATGGACGACGAGCCCGCGGACCGAACGAAATCCGCCGCCGCGGACCGCGAGAGTGACGAACTCGTCGACCTGAAGTGGATCGGGCCGGCGACCGAGGAGGTTCTCTCGGACGCCGGCCTGACGGCCGCCGCCGTCCGTGAAAAAGGCGTCTCTTACCGCGCCCTCGTCGACGCCGGCGTGAACCCCGGCGTCGCGGCGAAGATCCGTCGCGAGCACTCCCTGTCGTGGTCGTTCGAGGCCGGTGACGGACTCGACCGTCGGTCGACCCAGGTCCGCGGACTCGGCAGCGAAGAGGCGGCTTGGGTGGCCGCCAGCGCCGGCGACTGGGCGTCGGACGGCTCCGGGTCGGAGGGCGACACGGACGACGGTGCGGACTCGACGACGGGCGACTGGGAGCCTGCCGGCGACTGGCCGTCGGTCGGGGGAGCCGACGACGCGACCCCGGAGGATGACGTCGCGGCGGCCGACGGAAGCGGTGACCCCGTCGCGGCCGAGGCGGCGTGGCGCACGCGGTCGGCCCCGACGCCGCTGTCGACGCTCTCGGTAGTCGCCGACGACGGGAACGCGGTCGACCTGCTGGCGGACGCCGGGATCAGCTCCGTCCGGAGCCTCGCAGCGGCGGACCCCGACCGCATCGCCGACGTGTTAGACCTCGACGCTGCCCGCGTCGGCCGCTGGCACGCGGCGGCGCGTGACGCCCGAAACTGA
- a CDS encoding 3-hydroxyacyl-CoA dehydrogenase NAD-binding domain-containing protein → MPSLSDIDVVGVVGAGTMGNGIAQVAATAGYDVVMRDVETEYVERGLDSVEDSLDRLAGKDALDEEPEAIRERITGTTDLDDLAAADVVIEAVIEDLDVKREVFGDLDRVTDDDAVLATNTSTLSITTIASATKRASDVVGLHFMNPVPIMDGVEVVVGERTADEVVDFAHAFAEDLGKETWEADDKPGFVTNRILMPWINEGIRAYDEGVADKADIDRGMKLGTNVPMGPLELADHIGLDVALDASQTLHGELGDRYKPAYLLKRKVEAGDLGKKTGRGFYEYE, encoded by the coding sequence ATGCCGTCACTCTCCGATATCGATGTCGTCGGCGTCGTCGGGGCCGGGACGATGGGCAACGGGATCGCGCAGGTCGCGGCGACGGCGGGCTACGACGTGGTGATGCGCGACGTCGAGACCGAGTACGTCGAGCGCGGCCTCGACAGCGTCGAAGACAGCCTCGATCGACTGGCCGGGAAGGACGCGCTCGACGAGGAGCCGGAGGCGATCCGCGAGCGGATCACCGGCACGACCGACCTCGACGACCTCGCGGCCGCCGACGTGGTGATCGAGGCCGTGATCGAAGACCTCGACGTGAAACGGGAGGTGTTCGGCGACCTCGACCGCGTCACCGACGACGACGCCGTCCTCGCGACGAACACCTCCACGCTGTCTATCACGACCATCGCGAGCGCCACCAAGCGCGCGAGCGACGTGGTCGGGCTCCACTTCATGAATCCCGTCCCGATCATGGACGGCGTCGAGGTCGTGGTGGGCGAACGCACCGCGGACGAGGTGGTCGACTTCGCGCACGCGTTCGCCGAGGACCTCGGCAAGGAGACGTGGGAGGCCGACGACAAGCCCGGCTTCGTCACCAACCGCATCCTGATGCCGTGGATAAACGAGGGGATCCGGGCGTACGACGAGGGCGTCGCCGACAAGGCGGACATCGACCGCGGGATGAAGCTCGGCACGAACGTTCCGATGGGACCGCTCGAACTCGCCGACCACATCGGGCTGGACGTGGCGCTCGACGCGAGCCAGACGCTCCACGGGGAGCTCGGCGACCGCTACAAGCCCGCCTACCTCCTCAAGCGCAAGGTCGAGGCCGGCGACCTCGGGAAAAAGACCGGACGCGGCTTCTACGAGTACGAGTAG
- a CDS encoding phosphate ABC transporter permease: MLTPLNGGLVLAGLLLAFVGAAVSVYAVTLTGLLVGAGAGYLFAPNVIGLVAVDGAVLTAGAVAVGGLLGGFLAYAGLSFAVLGIGGVVGGFAGRFAVGPLYAADAAGIEGTALLVGATLAGVAVGALFGFVLTRTTLVVASALIGAAFASRSLTPANFEAAAAETTVEPLLFDLSAPAFLAVFVLGALSQLGLFRFGYVTKLVGLLPGARRWTADDDRDADAA; encoded by the coding sequence ATGCTCACCCCACTCAACGGCGGCCTGGTCCTCGCGGGGCTGCTCCTCGCGTTCGTCGGCGCGGCGGTCTCCGTCTACGCGGTGACGCTGACGGGGCTGCTCGTCGGTGCCGGTGCCGGGTACCTGTTCGCGCCGAACGTCATCGGTCTCGTCGCGGTCGACGGCGCGGTCCTGACCGCCGGTGCGGTCGCGGTCGGCGGCCTCCTCGGCGGCTTCCTGGCGTACGCCGGCCTCTCGTTCGCGGTGCTGGGGATCGGCGGCGTCGTCGGCGGGTTCGCCGGCCGGTTCGCGGTCGGCCCCCTGTACGCGGCGGACGCGGCGGGGATCGAGGGGACGGCGCTGCTCGTCGGCGCGACGCTGGCCGGCGTCGCGGTCGGCGCGCTGTTCGGGTTCGTCCTCACGCGGACGACGCTCGTGGTCGCGTCCGCGCTCATCGGCGCGGCGTTCGCCTCGCGGTCGCTCACGCCGGCGAACTTCGAGGCGGCCGCCGCGGAGACGACCGTCGAACCCCTCCTCTTTGACCTGTCCGCGCCCGCCTTCCTCGCGGTGTTCGTCCTCGGCGCGCTCTCGCAGCTCGGGCTGTTCCGGTTCGGCTACGTGACGAAGCTGGTCGGACTCCTGCCGGGCGCGCGCCGCTGGACGGCGGACGACGACCGCGACGCGGACGCGGCCTGA
- a CDS encoding zinc ribbon domain-containing protein, producing MPSDRVHCVECREPIPGDARICPHCRTIQPSPLLDIGVVVAGVFALLFGVVLAVMTVGTSRLLGFVLLVVGFGLAVGGYTRYIDRQAASRAR from the coding sequence GTGCCGAGCGACCGCGTCCACTGCGTCGAGTGCCGCGAACCGATCCCCGGCGACGCGCGGATCTGCCCGCACTGCCGGACGATCCAGCCGTCGCCGCTACTGGACATCGGCGTCGTCGTCGCCGGCGTGTTCGCGCTGCTGTTCGGCGTCGTCCTCGCGGTGATGACCGTCGGGACCAGCCGCCTTCTCGGATTCGTCCTGCTCGTCGTCGGCTTCGGCCTCGCCGTCGGCGGCTACACGCGGTACATCGACCGACAGGCGGCGAGTCGGGCGCGGTAG